A region from the Wansuia hejianensis genome encodes:
- a CDS encoding GntR family transcriptional regulator, which produces MQTDSMTEIIFDFFASQIEFGCYKEGGALPSISHISRQFQVSALTVRTALARLRERGYIETRERVPATVIYQPAGHADQQNVPSFLARKEGINDICRFSGIVFNPIIRFYFQNLDLAAIKKFRRQLKKASDFPVRQITHFYAVTMQSMENPLALNLHWEVVRYLRLPYLQHSAGSGQIASQAAQQLDQVLALILKGSPGAAADKMLEYNSRITKLFLQNRFDELDGGPAAEQLPFRWQIYRDHPQLCYTLATKIMSRISRQIYHPGQLLPSCQAMAREFGVSQITMRRTLELLSDMRSTVTINGVGTKIAPKNNPELPNFAHPQIQKSLLLSLRAMRLCAITCKDLAIHVLSPMDADSFRPLIHLLQEHIRDRAYYLTAETCLRFIGDNSPSAFIREVCSQLYHLLLWGHALRAFIQQSPVCSTYEAAAAGLLEKIRNQDISGFASLLSELFFSMEAYTGDIFLHIGLEIR; this is translated from the coding sequence TTGCAAACAGACAGCATGACAGAGATCATCTTTGATTTCTTCGCTTCACAGATTGAGTTTGGCTGTTATAAAGAGGGCGGCGCCCTTCCTTCCATCAGCCATATCAGCAGACAATTCCAGGTCAGCGCCCTGACCGTCCGCACCGCTCTTGCCAGACTGCGCGAAAGAGGCTATATAGAAACGCGGGAGCGGGTGCCCGCCACTGTCATTTATCAGCCCGCTGGGCATGCGGACCAGCAGAACGTCCCGTCCTTTCTGGCACGTAAAGAGGGGATCAATGATATTTGCCGTTTTTCGGGAATCGTCTTCAACCCAATCATACGTTTCTATTTTCAGAATCTGGATCTCGCCGCTATCAAAAAATTTCGCCGGCAGTTGAAGAAGGCAAGCGATTTTCCAGTCAGGCAAATTACTCATTTCTATGCGGTGACTATGCAATCCATGGAAAATCCTCTGGCGCTTAATCTCCACTGGGAGGTTGTGCGCTATCTCAGGCTTCCCTACCTGCAGCATTCTGCCGGTTCGGGCCAGATTGCATCCCAGGCTGCGCAGCAGCTGGACCAGGTGCTCGCGCTCATCCTGAAAGGCAGTCCCGGTGCGGCGGCTGATAAGATGCTGGAATATAACAGCAGAATCACGAAACTGTTTCTGCAAAACCGCTTCGATGAACTTGATGGCGGGCCTGCGGCAGAACAGCTTCCTTTCCGGTGGCAGATATACCGGGATCATCCCCAATTGTGCTATACCCTCGCCACAAAAATCATGAGCAGAATCAGCAGGCAGATCTATCATCCGGGACAGCTGCTTCCGTCCTGCCAGGCCATGGCGCGGGAATTCGGCGTGTCTCAGATCACTATGCGGCGCACCCTGGAGCTTCTCAGCGATATGCGCTCTACTGTGACTATCAATGGGGTCGGAACCAAAATCGCACCCAAAAATAATCCTGAACTGCCCAATTTCGCCCATCCCCAAATACAAAAAAGCCTGCTCCTGTCTCTGCGCGCCATGCGGCTTTGTGCCATCACCTGCAAAGATTTGGCCATACACGTTCTCTCGCCCATGGACGCCGACAGCTTCCGACCTCTCATCCATCTGCTGCAGGAGCACATCAGAGACCGGGCATATTATCTCACCGCTGAGACATGCCTGCGTTTTATCGGGGACAACAGCCCGTCTGCTTTTATCCGGGAAGTGTGCAGTCAGTTATACCACCTGCTGTTATGGGGACATGCGCTTCGGGCGTTCATTCAGCAATCTCCTGTCTGCAGTACCTATGAAGCTGCTGCTGCAGGGCTGCTGGAAAAAATCAGGAACCAAGACATCAGCGGCTTCGCTTCCCTGCTCTCAGAACTTTTCTTTTCCATGGAGGCATATACAGGAGATATCTTTCTCCATATAGGACTGGAGATTCGTTGA
- the ltrA gene encoding group II intron reverse transcriptase/maturase: MDTGSLMEQILSKENLNAAYLQVVRNKGAAGVDGMTVEELGPYLSENGENIREQLRTRKYKPQPVRRVEIPKPDGGIRNLGVPTVADRFVQQAVAQELTPIFEEQFHDHSYGFRPNRCAQQAVLKALEIMNDGHSWIVDIDLAKFFDTVDHDKLMTIIGRTIKDGDVISVVRKFLASGVMIDDEYEDTIVGTPQGGNISPLLANIMLNELDKELEARGLDFVRYADDLIIMVGSRQAAERVMKSVTRFIENKLGLKVNGEKSKVDQPKGIKYLGYGFYYDTFAKGYKARPHTKAVEKFKEQMKKLTCRSWGVSNTYKVKKLNQLIRGWINYFKIGSMKRLCRKLDKHIRFRMRMCIWKHWKTPKNREKNLIKLGLLRRGAHGISYAKGYARVSRSWNLHIGISKERLAKFGLVSMEDYYAERRVTC; this comes from the coding sequence ATGGACACAGGTAGTCTAATGGAGCAGATATTGAGCAAAGAAAACCTTAATGCGGCATATCTGCAAGTCGTCAGGAACAAAGGAGCAGCAGGGGTAGACGGAATGACCGTTGAAGAACTAGGCCCATACCTTTCGGAAAACGGCGAAAACATCAGGGAACAGCTGCGGACGAGAAAGTATAAGCCGCAGCCGGTACGCAGAGTGGAGATACCGAAGCCGGACGGTGGAATAAGGAACCTGGGAGTGCCGACGGTGGCCGATCGTTTTGTACAACAGGCGGTAGCACAGGAGCTGACTCCGATATTTGAGGAGCAGTTTCATGACCACAGCTATGGATTCAGACCAAACCGGTGCGCACAGCAGGCAGTCTTAAAAGCACTGGAGATAATGAATGACGGACACAGTTGGATAGTAGACATCGACCTTGCGAAGTTCTTTGATACAGTAGACCATGACAAGCTGATGACAATCATCGGACGAACCATAAAGGACGGGGATGTGATATCAGTGGTAAGAAAGTTTCTGGCCAGCGGAGTGATGATAGACGATGAGTATGAAGATACAATAGTCGGCACACCGCAGGGAGGGAATATCTCGCCATTATTAGCGAACATCATGCTCAACGAGTTGGACAAGGAACTGGAAGCAAGGGGACTGGATTTTGTCAGGTATGCAGATGACCTCATCATCATGGTCGGGAGCAGGCAGGCGGCGGAACGGGTCATGAAGAGTGTGACGAGATTTATAGAGAATAAACTCGGACTCAAAGTGAATGGCGAAAAGAGCAAGGTGGATCAACCGAAAGGCATAAAGTATCTCGGGTATGGATTTTACTATGACACATTTGCCAAAGGATATAAAGCCAGACCACACACGAAAGCGGTGGAAAAGTTCAAGGAGCAAATGAAGAAACTTACATGTAGGAGTTGGGGAGTCAGCAACACCTATAAGGTGAAGAAACTCAACCAACTGATACGAGGATGGATTAATTACTTCAAAATCGGAAGCATGAAAAGGTTATGTAGAAAGCTCGATAAGCATATCCGCTTTAGAATGCGAATGTGTATCTGGAAACACTGGAAAACACCTAAGAACAGGGAAAAGAATCTTATCAAGCTCGGACTGCTACGGCGTGGGGCGCATGGTATTTCGTATGCAAAGGGATATGCCAGAGTGAGCAGAAGCTGGAATCTCCACATCGGTATCAGTAAAGAGAGACTGGCTAAGTTTGGGCTTGTATCTATGGAGGACTACTACGCCGAAAGGCGGGTTACTTGTTAA
- a CDS encoding hybrid sensor histidine kinase/response regulator: protein MLNKKDVEKRDGQRAAAYEYNTLMRLLGASVSKHLMDEHFTLIWANDFYYQLIGWPKDEYEAIFHNRPDLYYQDDQEVWEQLTQTVIAAVGAGQNGYRLVTRMRRKSGDYIWVQFSTQFADEYVDGFQVAYTVITNIDDFMRVQKEQSVTYESLPGVVAKYRIDSEFHIYLLESNTRFIEYFGNEAEREQNALYLRNFSDNIEIIRRQKDSVPRGDQLQFVIHVKNLKGQKLWLQVNATCIDWQNGDPVYLAIFIDITDVTELREMQKRLTDQTIALKEALEAAEKANRAKSDFLSRMSHDIRTPMNAILGMTTIAASHIDDPERITDCLKKISVSSRLLLSLINEVLDMSKIESGRIVLAEEEVNLAELVQGVVTMVQPQIHDKSLVFKSHVDHVTHETVVGDLQRLQQLLLNLLSNAVKYTPSNGGILLEIRETPSGQEGTAQYEFMVTDTGIGMKQEFLERIFEPFERAEDEKIQAIQGTGLGLSICKSIAELMSGDITVDSVYGQGSCFTASVRLRVQEEMIDESVLYGKSVLIVDDDETICQSTCERLESYGIRTKWLTNGKAALDEIGRVHAAGQDYFAVILDYKMPGMNGIETTRKIRESVGYELPVIMISAYDLSEQIDAAKKAGADGFITKPLFCSSLIYKLKQYVAGYVQEPVNQQPVSGSYPGSRILLAEDNELNREIAVELLSSTGVTVDTAENGKKAVDMMKASEEGTYDLIFMDMQMPVMDGCAATVCIRALPRRDAATVPIIAMTASAFADDRQRTKDAGMNGHLAKPVEVNQLQQVLQKWLGKAE, encoded by the coding sequence ATGTTAAACAAAAAGGATGTGGAAAAGAGGGACGGACAGAGGGCGGCAGCTTATGAATACAATACACTGATGCGCCTCCTTGGAGCCAGCGTGAGCAAACATCTGATGGATGAGCATTTTACTTTGATATGGGCCAATGACTTTTACTATCAGCTCATCGGATGGCCAAAGGATGAATACGAAGCAATTTTTCACAACCGTCCGGATCTTTATTATCAGGACGATCAGGAGGTGTGGGAACAGCTTACCCAGACAGTAATTGCAGCAGTCGGTGCCGGGCAAAACGGATACAGGCTGGTCACGCGCATGAGAAGAAAAAGCGGGGACTATATCTGGGTGCAGTTTTCCACACAGTTTGCGGATGAATATGTAGACGGATTCCAGGTGGCGTATACGGTAATCACCAATATTGATGATTTTATGCGGGTTCAGAAGGAACAGTCGGTAACATATGAAAGTTTGCCGGGAGTGGTGGCGAAATACAGGATTGACAGTGAATTTCATATATATCTGCTGGAATCTAACACAAGATTTATAGAATATTTTGGGAATGAGGCTGAAAGGGAACAAAATGCTTTGTATCTGCGCAACTTCAGTGACAACATAGAAATAATCAGAAGACAAAAAGACAGCGTGCCCAGGGGAGATCAGCTTCAGTTCGTAATACATGTGAAGAACCTGAAGGGGCAGAAGCTGTGGCTGCAGGTGAATGCTACCTGTATTGACTGGCAGAACGGTGATCCTGTTTATCTGGCTATCTTTATAGATATTACCGATGTGACAGAGCTGAGAGAAATGCAAAAAAGGCTTACAGATCAGACAATTGCTTTAAAAGAGGCATTGGAAGCGGCAGAGAAGGCGAACAGGGCAAAATCAGATTTCCTGTCCCGGATGAGCCATGATATCCGCACGCCAATGAACGCCATACTGGGCATGACCACGATTGCGGCATCGCACATAGATGATCCGGAGCGGATTACAGACTGCCTGAAGAAAATTTCAGTGTCTTCCCGTCTCCTGTTGAGCCTGATAAATGAAGTGTTGGATATGTCTAAGATAGAGAGTGGCCGGATCGTCCTGGCGGAGGAAGAGGTCAACCTTGCGGAGCTTGTTCAGGGAGTTGTCACAATGGTACAGCCGCAGATTCATGACAAGAGCCTGGTTTTTAAATCACATGTAGACCATGTAACCCATGAGACGGTTGTGGGAGATTTGCAGCGTCTGCAGCAGCTTCTCCTGAACCTGCTGTCCAACGCGGTAAAATATACGCCGTCCAATGGTGGTATTCTGCTGGAAATAAGGGAAACTCCTTCCGGACAGGAAGGCACGGCCCAGTATGAATTTATGGTAACAGATACGGGAATCGGTATGAAGCAGGAATTTCTGGAACGTATCTTTGAACCATTTGAACGTGCGGAGGATGAAAAGATCCAGGCAATACAGGGCACAGGACTGGGGCTGTCTATCTGCAAGAGCATTGCAGAACTGATGAGCGGTGATATTACGGTAGACAGCGTCTATGGGCAGGGCAGCTGTTTTACCGCTTCTGTCCGCCTACGCGTCCAGGAGGAGATGATCGATGAAAGTGTTTTATACGGGAAATCGGTTCTGATCGTAGATGACGACGAAACCATTTGCCAGAGTACCTGCGAACGTCTGGAAAGCTACGGGATCAGAACGAAGTGGCTGACGAATGGAAAAGCGGCACTGGATGAGATCGGACGTGTGCACGCGGCCGGACAGGATTATTTTGCAGTCATCCTGGATTATAAGATGCCTGGAATGAACGGTATTGAGACGACCAGGAAGATCCGGGAAAGCGTTGGCTATGAACTGCCTGTCATTATGATATCTGCCTATGACCTGTCGGAGCAGATTGATGCAGCTAAAAAAGCAGGTGCTGATGGCTTCATAACAAAACCGCTGTTTTGTTCGAGCCTGATTTATAAATTAAAACAATATGTAGCGGGTTATGTGCAGGAACCGGTGAACCAGCAGCCGGTCAGCGGTTCTTATCCGGGCAGCAGGATACTGTTGGCGGAAGATAATGAGCTGAACAGGGAGATCGCGGTGGAACTGTTATCCAGCACCGGGGTTACGGTGGATACGGCAGAGAACGGTAAGAAAGCGGTGGATATGATGAAGGCTTCGGAGGAGGGTACTTATGATTTGATTTTTATGGATATGCAGATGCCGGTGATGGACGGCTGTGCTGCCACGGTATGTATACGGGCGCTTCCGCGGAGGGATGCAGCTACGGTTCCAATCATAGCCATGACGGCCAGCGCTTTTGCAGATGACCGGCAGAGGACGAAGGATGCCGGAATGAACGGCCATCTTGCGAAGCCTGTAGAGGTTAACCAGTTGCAGCAGGTGCTGCAGAAATGGCTGGGCAAGGCTGAATAG
- a CDS encoding ABC transporter ATP-binding protein → MIQLRNVSKIYRIGEEKLYALNRANLEVRQGEFVSIVGPSGSGKSTMMNIIGCLDTADEGEYLLDDILVGEYSEKELSGIRNRKIGFIFQSFNLLPRLTAAENVELPLIYQNVRTQERRERVQEALEWVRLTHRMNHRPQELSGGQQQRVAIARALVTHPSLFLADEPTGNLDSKTGEDIMDLFHTLHDAGNTIVLITHDQQLAGEAGRKIAIHDGQVKEMAE, encoded by the coding sequence ATGATACAACTAAGAAATGTCTCGAAAATTTACCGGATCGGCGAAGAAAAGCTGTATGCCCTGAACCGTGCGAATCTGGAAGTCAGGCAAGGGGAATTTGTCAGCATCGTCGGCCCGTCAGGCAGTGGTAAATCTACGATGATGAATATTATCGGATGCCTGGACACGGCAGATGAAGGGGAGTATCTTCTGGACGATATTCTGGTGGGGGAATACTCGGAGAAAGAGCTGTCCGGGATCAGAAACCGGAAGATAGGGTTTATATTCCAGAGCTTTAACCTCCTGCCCAGGCTTACGGCGGCGGAGAATGTGGAACTACCGCTGATCTATCAGAATGTCAGGACACAGGAGCGAAGAGAACGGGTACAGGAGGCGCTGGAATGGGTACGGCTGACGCACCGCATGAATCACAGGCCGCAGGAGCTGTCCGGCGGGCAGCAGCAGAGAGTGGCCATTGCCAGGGCGCTTGTGACCCATCCGTCCCTTTTTCTGGCTGACGAACCGACAGGCAATCTGGATTCAAAGACGGGAGAGGATATCATGGATCTGTTCCATACGCTCCACGATGCGGGAAACACGATTGTGCTGATCACCCACGATCAGCAGCTGGCCGGTGAAGCCGGCCGGAAAATTGCAATTCATGACGGACAGGTAAAGGAGATGGCGGAATGA
- a CDS encoding efflux RND transporter periplasmic adaptor subunit, translated as MTLDAIEGKSFAGTVTKVGASASASGGVAKYTVEITIPKDELMKEGMNASATIVIEKKENVVTIPVNALQERGNETFVYTEKDDEGNLSGEKTVTTGLSDGDIVEITEGLDAGDTVYYQKSGNTDSGSGNIGSFDFSQMPGEGDFGGGGFGGDMPDDMPDIMAGGQGMPFGK; from the coding sequence GTGACGCTGGATGCCATAGAAGGAAAGAGCTTTGCAGGAACAGTGACAAAAGTGGGCGCCAGTGCCAGCGCCAGCGGTGGAGTGGCAAAATACACCGTGGAAATCACGATTCCAAAGGATGAGCTGATGAAAGAAGGGATGAACGCTTCGGCGACAATTGTCATTGAGAAAAAAGAGAATGTTGTGACAATACCGGTCAATGCGCTGCAGGAACGGGGGAATGAAACTTTTGTCTATACGGAAAAAGATGACGAAGGGAATCTCAGCGGTGAAAAGACTGTGACTACCGGTCTGTCTGACGGCGATATCGTAGAAATTACGGAAGGGCTGGATGCAGGAGATACGGTATATTATCAAAAAAGCGGCAATACAGATTCAGGGTCCGGAAATATAGGCAGTTTCGATTTCAGCCAGATGCCGGGAGAAGGTGATTTCGGCGGGGGCGGCTTTGGAGGCGACATGCCGGACGACATGCCGGACATCATGGCGGGCGGGCAGGGAATGCCTTTCGGAAAGTAG
- a CDS encoding FUSC family protein: MENLLKVRDRMKESVNKNFRHATLNFIFIIIYVNVFQLVFGMENSIVGVIFTIMMSASMVRDLTGAPVKHFLCQALILVLMAAAACFVAAVPPLAAVPVNLAMIFLILYAYTYEYVSHIYFPYILSYLFIVFISPVPPEGLPKRLLGTAAGAAGIILYQLVNGRNRVAETAREVLTAMIDEAESCIEGILSGKDISRNPEKLRGDLCRLSKIVYERRKKALCISDAGFAMIDSGQGLENLVLLLYEMEGPVTPGREELLRRISFQLTNFRTFMMRKGTSLTLPARSRFCAQGDDEAGRFYQCLQYISDHLLKMTLPEEKKSCRKTLMSFTVRLKAALHVSPVRVIYALRVSCLLTLCTLVVQLLQLPHGKWLLFTVASVSLPYADDVGAKAGKRLIATLIGGVCSVVVYSLIPTAGGKTAVMMISGYLSFYFSDYSATFACSTVGALGGAVFMGKFGWGLVGRMLLIRLGYIGAGILVALAANCLFFPFKRKTATRQLWKKYVSTTRLLSEVCRKEQADPQLYYSLVIQAHLQEDRLMQNASELNWEGAKGLLEQCRQAVRLAHRARPVTI; the protein is encoded by the coding sequence TTGGAAAATCTGCTTAAGGTACGGGACAGAATGAAGGAGAGCGTTAACAAGAATTTTCGGCATGCAACTCTGAATTTTATTTTTATAATCATCTATGTAAATGTATTCCAGCTCGTTTTTGGGATGGAAAATTCTATTGTCGGCGTCATTTTTACAATCATGATGTCTGCATCAATGGTCCGGGATCTGACAGGAGCCCCGGTCAAACATTTTCTGTGCCAGGCGCTGATTCTGGTACTGATGGCTGCCGCGGCCTGCTTTGTGGCTGCCGTGCCCCCATTGGCGGCAGTGCCGGTGAACCTGGCAATGATTTTTCTGATTCTCTATGCGTATACATATGAATATGTCAGTCATATCTATTTTCCCTATATTTTATCTTATCTGTTCATAGTGTTTATCTCGCCTGTCCCTCCGGAAGGGCTGCCCAAGCGCCTCCTGGGTACGGCCGCGGGCGCTGCCGGCATCATTCTCTATCAGTTGGTAAACGGACGGAATCGGGTGGCAGAGACGGCCCGGGAAGTTCTGACCGCCATGATTGATGAGGCGGAGTCATGTATCGAAGGTATTCTGTCCGGAAAAGATATTTCCAGGAATCCGGAGAAATTAAGAGGTGATCTGTGCAGGCTCAGCAAAATTGTCTATGAACGTCGGAAAAAAGCGCTGTGCATATCAGACGCGGGCTTTGCAATGATCGATTCCGGACAGGGACTGGAAAATCTTGTGCTTCTGCTCTATGAGATGGAAGGGCCGGTTACACCTGGCCGGGAGGAACTTCTGAGGAGAATCTCTTTTCAGCTAACCAATTTCCGTACTTTTATGATGAGAAAAGGGACGTCGCTCACGCTTCCGGCACGTTCCAGGTTTTGCGCGCAGGGAGATGATGAAGCTGGCCGGTTCTATCAATGCCTGCAGTACATCTCGGACCACCTGCTGAAGATGACGCTTCCGGAGGAAAAGAAAAGCTGCCGCAAGACGCTGATGTCATTTACAGTCCGCCTGAAGGCCGCTCTGCACGTGAGCCCTGTGAGAGTCATATATGCCCTGAGGGTATCCTGTCTGCTGACGCTCTGTACGCTGGTAGTACAGCTTCTCCAGCTTCCGCACGGGAAATGGCTGCTGTTCACAGTAGCTTCGGTTTCCCTGCCTTATGCGGATGATGTGGGTGCTAAGGCGGGCAAGCGCTTGATCGCTACGTTGATTGGAGGGGTTTGCAGCGTGGTGGTATATTCGCTCATTCCCACGGCAGGCGGCAAAACAGCCGTGATGATGATATCAGGTTATCTTTCGTTTTATTTTTCTGATTATTCGGCTACCTTTGCCTGTTCTACTGTGGGTGCCCTGGGGGGTGCTGTTTTTATGGGAAAATTTGGGTGGGGACTGGTCGGAAGGATGCTGCTCATCCGGCTGGGCTATATCGGAGCGGGAATCCTGGTGGCTTTAGCCGCCAACTGTTTGTTTTTCCCGTTTAAAAGAAAAACAGCCACCAGGCAGCTGTGGAAAAAATACGTGTCCACAACCAGGCTGTTGTCAGAGGTGTGCCGGAAAGAGCAGGCTGATCCACAGCTCTATTACAGCCTGGTAATCCAGGCTCATCTGCAGGAGGACAGACTCATGCAGAATGCGAGCGAGCTTAACTGGGAGGGCGCAAAGGGGCTGCTGGAACAGTGCAGGCAGGCTGTCCGCCTGGCTCACAGAGCCAGACCTGTCACCATTTAA
- a CDS encoding ABC transporter permease: protein MIRQTLKMSWNAIRSNKLRSFLTMLGIIIGVVALVVLVSIASGATSSVADEISGIGSNYLTVRISDDKENPVTYTEFTTLLTDEEIGAAAPAGTSSVTAKSGYTSGTMTLTGTTGGYAQIMDLAVRYGRFLKNTDQDNHSYVVVITSDTAVEFFGHADAEGETLSLDGKKFLVVGVLEEESSSSGLSMGSSSESGTSTVSLEGYIPYTTLCRMSDSIRDVTQFYVSSVSEESMDGAEEAVERIMLNRLKGDEDAFTIQNQSDIMEAAQNVSNIMALMLGGIAAVSLLVGGIGIMNIMLVSVTERTREIGIRKAIGAGRGSIMFQFLMEALILSLLGCVIGIGSSLGILQIIEMVIGDAMSFQMNWQTAGVAAGFSVIIGAVFGWYPARQAAGKKPIDALRYSG, encoded by the coding sequence ATGATCAGACAAACCCTGAAAATGTCCTGGAATGCCATACGTTCTAACAAGCTCAGATCCTTTCTCACTATGCTGGGAATAATCATAGGCGTAGTTGCCCTGGTAGTTCTGGTCTCTATCGCGTCGGGAGCTACCAGCTCAGTGGCGGATGAAATTTCCGGCATAGGATCTAACTATCTGACGGTGCGCATCAGCGACGATAAAGAGAACCCTGTCACATATACGGAATTTACGACGTTGTTAACGGATGAGGAAATCGGCGCCGCGGCGCCTGCAGGCACTTCCAGCGTAACAGCCAAAAGCGGATACACCAGCGGCACCATGACGCTGACAGGTACGACCGGAGGATATGCGCAGATCATGGATCTTGCGGTCAGGTACGGCAGATTTCTGAAGAACACGGATCAGGATAACCACTCTTATGTAGTAGTGATAACGTCAGATACGGCGGTGGAGTTTTTCGGGCATGCGGATGCGGAAGGAGAGACGCTGTCACTGGATGGAAAGAAATTCCTGGTGGTGGGAGTGCTGGAGGAAGAAAGCTCTTCTTCGGGCCTTTCGATGGGCAGCAGTTCAGAGAGCGGCACTTCAACTGTGAGCCTGGAAGGCTATATCCCCTATACGACGCTGTGCCGTATGTCTGATTCCATAAGAGATGTAACGCAGTTCTATGTGTCCTCGGTTTCAGAAGAATCGATGGACGGAGCGGAAGAGGCTGTGGAAAGAATCATGCTGAATCGGCTGAAGGGTGATGAAGACGCTTTTACAATCCAGAACCAGTCAGATATCATGGAAGCCGCACAAAATGTCAGCAATATCATGGCGCTGATGCTGGGCGGCATAGCGGCGGTTTCACTGCTGGTTGGGGGAATCGGCATTATGAATATCATGCTGGTATCCGTGACGGAACGGACCAGGGAAATCGGGATCCGCAAGGCGATTGGGGCGGGCAGAGGTTCGATCATGTTCCAGTTCCTGATGGAAGCGCTGATACTCAGTCTGCTAGGCTGTGTGATCGGGATCGGCTCATCTCTGGGGATCCTGCAAATTATAGAAATGGTTATAGGAGACGCCATGAGCTTTCAGATGAACTGGCAGACAGCAGGAGTGGCCGCAGGCTTCTCCGTGATCATAGGTGCCGTATTCGGCTGGTATCCGGCCAGACAGGCAGCGGGAAAGAAGCCGATTGACGCATTGCGGTATTCCGGATGA